A part of Haloarchaeobius sp. HME9146 genomic DNA contains:
- the endA gene encoding tRNA-intron lyase, translating to MDGHLDGGVVHVGQDARQRYYDSRGYGYPLGGNDVALAPVEAAHLLYRGDLDSVDGMRFREFIRDATDPGFMPRFLVYADLRERGFYLSPAKADWLHGVEPQSEDFVVYPRGKGPTDGEVEYRVRVVGEREMVDAVALGDGVLAVVDEESEITYLDTDHPDIEGSAGIDLPVGVDCDLLADRATCWNPPATLYEKGFYGTPLDGRDSDLDALQLSLVEAAYLATRGAVDVDPETVCARGREVEGERFDRRLRVYAALREADVVPKTGFKFGADFRTYAEFESVDDFGHSEMLVRVLPISHTFAPRDLALDVRLANGVRKEMVFGLVDRPGDGVTWLRVGRLTP from the coding sequence ATGGACGGACACCTCGACGGCGGCGTCGTGCACGTGGGGCAGGACGCCCGCCAGCGGTACTACGACTCGCGGGGGTACGGCTACCCCCTCGGCGGGAACGACGTGGCGCTCGCGCCGGTCGAGGCGGCCCACCTGCTCTACCGGGGCGACCTCGACTCGGTCGACGGGATGCGATTTCGCGAGTTCATCCGTGACGCGACCGATCCCGGCTTCATGCCGCGGTTCCTGGTCTACGCCGACCTCCGCGAGCGCGGCTTCTACCTCTCGCCGGCGAAGGCTGACTGGCTCCACGGGGTCGAGCCCCAGTCCGAAGACTTCGTGGTCTACCCCCGCGGGAAGGGCCCGACCGACGGCGAGGTCGAGTATCGCGTCCGGGTCGTCGGCGAGCGCGAGATGGTCGACGCGGTGGCGCTGGGTGACGGCGTCCTCGCGGTGGTGGACGAGGAGTCCGAGATAACCTACCTCGACACCGACCACCCCGACATCGAGGGCTCGGCCGGTATCGACCTCCCCGTCGGCGTCGACTGCGACCTGCTCGCGGACCGCGCGACCTGCTGGAACCCGCCCGCGACGCTGTACGAGAAGGGATTCTACGGCACGCCACTCGACGGCCGCGACTCCGACCTCGACGCCCTCCAGCTCTCGCTGGTCGAGGCGGCCTACCTCGCCACTCGCGGGGCGGTCGACGTGGACCCCGAGACGGTCTGTGCCCGCGGCCGCGAGGTCGAAGGCGAGCGATTCGACCGCCGGCTCCGGGTCTACGCGGCCCTGCGCGAGGCCGACGTGGTGCCCAAGACCGGCTTCAAGTTCGGCGCTGACTTCCGGACCTACGCCGAGTTCGAGTCCGTCGACGACTTCGGACACTCGGAGATGCTGGTCCGCGTGTTGCCCATCAGCCACACCTTCGCGCCGCGTGACCTGGCGCTCGACGTCCGGCTGGCGAACGGGGTTCGCAAGGAGATGGTGTTCGGGCTGGTGGATAGGCCCGGGGATGGGGTGACCTGGCTGCGGGTTGGGAGACTGACGCCGTGA
- a CDS encoding tryptophan--tRNA ligase: MTRDSESSTPDDELVPDGGETAAEGADEVALDPWGSSTVSDYRKLFDEFGIEEFDEVLPEVPNPHYLMRRGVIFGHRDYRPVAEAMREGEPWAVLSGFMPTGDPHIGHKLVFDEIIWHQQQGGEAYGLIADLEAHSARGLTWDEIDEHSRDYILSLLALGFDPEEGELYRQSDNRELQDLAFELGIEANYSELQAIYGFDGETDVSHMQSVVTQMADILYPQLDEPKPTVIPVGPDQDPHMRLARDLATRMRFFKVSKAYASFEADDDERELIAAAYAALADEAPEGEPVRCEDGAAWLREHTPEPADARDAAVKKLDSAGKEPLRPRTRFFDRQATDEAFEALIDAVEGEKRVYEGHIDAFDLERGEAEELARQVEVDHGGYGFMAPSSIYHRFMTGLTGGKMSSSVPASHISLLDDPEDGYDKVKSATTGGRETAEEQREKGGEADKCPVYELYAYLLAGDDDEFATEVYEECVGGERLCGGCKEQAAELMEEFLEEHQEKREEVAEHLDDLDIDLDSDRKHA; the protein is encoded by the coding sequence ATGACGCGCGATTCCGAGTCGTCGACACCCGACGACGAGCTGGTTCCGGACGGTGGCGAGACGGCAGCCGAGGGAGCCGACGAGGTCGCACTCGACCCGTGGGGCTCCTCGACCGTCTCCGACTACCGCAAGCTGTTCGACGAGTTCGGTATCGAGGAGTTCGACGAGGTCCTCCCCGAAGTACCGAACCCCCACTACCTGATGCGCCGCGGGGTCATCTTCGGCCACCGCGACTACCGCCCCGTGGCGGAGGCGATGCGCGAGGGCGAGCCGTGGGCCGTCTTGTCGGGATTCATGCCGACGGGGGACCCGCACATCGGGCACAAGCTGGTGTTCGACGAGATAATCTGGCACCAGCAGCAGGGCGGCGAGGCGTACGGCCTCATCGCTGACCTGGAGGCCCACAGCGCCCGCGGGCTGACGTGGGACGAGATCGACGAGCACTCGCGTGACTACATCCTGAGCCTGCTCGCGCTCGGGTTCGACCCCGAGGAGGGCGAACTCTACCGGCAGTCCGATAACCGGGAGCTGCAGGACCTCGCGTTCGAGCTGGGCATCGAGGCGAACTACTCCGAGCTGCAGGCTATCTACGGCTTCGACGGCGAGACCGACGTGAGCCACATGCAGAGCGTCGTCACGCAGATGGCGGACATCCTCTACCCGCAACTCGACGAGCCCAAGCCCACCGTGATTCCGGTCGGGCCGGACCAGGACCCGCACATGCGCCTGGCGCGCGACCTCGCGACCCGGATGCGCTTCTTCAAGGTCTCGAAGGCGTACGCGAGCTTCGAGGCGGACGACGACGAGCGCGAACTCATCGCGGCGGCCTACGCGGCCCTCGCCGACGAGGCACCCGAGGGGGAGCCGGTCCGGTGTGAGGACGGTGCGGCGTGGCTGCGCGAGCACACGCCCGAGCCGGCGGACGCCCGCGATGCGGCGGTCAAGAAGCTCGATTCGGCCGGGAAGGAGCCGCTTCGCCCGCGGACTCGCTTCTTCGACCGGCAGGCGACCGACGAGGCGTTCGAGGCGCTCATCGACGCGGTCGAGGGCGAGAAGCGCGTCTACGAGGGGCACATCGACGCGTTCGACCTCGAACGCGGTGAGGCCGAGGAGCTGGCGAGACAGGTCGAGGTCGACCACGGCGGCTACGGCTTCATGGCTCCGTCCTCGATCTACCACCGGTTCATGACCGGGCTCACCGGCGGGAAGATGTCCTCGTCGGTCCCGGCGAGCCACATCTCGCTGCTCGACGACCCCGAGGACGGCTACGACAAGGTGAAATCGGCGACGACTGGCGGGCGCGAGACGGCCGAAGAACAGCGCGAGAAGGGCGGCGAGGCCGACAAGTGCCCGGTGTACGAACTGTACGCCTACCTGCTCGCGGGCGACGACGACGAGTTCGCGACCGAGGTGTACGAGGAGTGCGTCGGCGGCGAGCGCCTCTGTGGTGGCTGCAAGGAACAGGCGGCCGAACTCATGGAGGAGTTCCTCGAGGAGCACCAGGAGAAGCGCGAAGAGGTCGCCGAGCACCTGGACGACCTCGACATCGACCTGGACTCGGACCGCAAGCACGCCTGA
- a CDS encoding class I SAM-dependent methyltransferase: MSENAITDATWADPGAATRWEDFYSTGDYDRVAYIGREAMPGLLARFIDRHWPPSAERTLGGPASVASVGCGPAVDLFELAVRYPDTEFYGYDVSASVIEDNRRLADELGFHNVHFAVDALPELGTGRTFDLVYCMATLYFVDDAETAVRAMYDHVRPGGQLVFNYPNRYTHTRFDREFTGARRELFRHVVEGDNLLSYRHIEDLLGTRPRDYWALVGARHHSFVGRDTPCVAVPK; this comes from the coding sequence ATGTCCGAGAACGCCATCACCGACGCGACGTGGGCCGACCCGGGGGCGGCCACACGCTGGGAGGATTTCTACTCGACCGGTGACTACGACCGCGTGGCCTACATCGGCCGCGAGGCGATGCCCGGCCTGCTGGCCCGCTTCATCGACCGTCACTGGCCACCGAGCGCGGAGCGCACCCTCGGCGGGCCCGCCTCGGTCGCCTCGGTCGGCTGTGGTCCCGCCGTCGACCTGTTCGAACTCGCGGTCCGCTACCCCGACACCGAGTTCTACGGCTACGACGTCTCCGCGTCCGTCATCGAGGACAACCGCCGGCTGGCCGACGAACTCGGCTTCCACAACGTTCACTTCGCCGTCGATGCCCTTCCCGAGCTCGGTACCGGCCGGACCTTCGACCTGGTGTACTGCATGGCCACGCTCTACTTCGTCGACGACGCCGAGACAGCCGTCCGGGCCATGTACGACCACGTGCGGCCGGGCGGCCAGCTCGTCTTCAACTATCCCAACCGCTACACCCACACCCGGTTCGACCGCGAGTTCACGGGCGCACGCCGGGAGCTGTTCCGGCACGTGGTCGAGGGCGACAACCTGCTGTCGTACCGGCACATCGAGGACCTGCTCGGGACCCGCCCCCGCGACTACTGGGCGCTCGTCGGTGCGAGACACCACTCCTTCGTCGGCCGGGACACGCCCTGTGTCGCCGTCCCGAAGTGA
- a CDS encoding trans-aconitate 2-methyltransferase has product MPFDWEADFYAATDWDRGAYVGGDDMPAHLETFIERVGVPDTVADVGCGPALVDFELAPRYPQTEFYGYDLAPSVVEANREHAAEAGLSNVHFAVDSLPDLAIDREFDLVYCMATLYFVDDVERALAELYDTVAPGGHLVFNYPNRHTRTWVREEAPEHKREAFERVARGENLLSYDAIEAVLGRRPRSYWTAVGARDETYATRRSPAVFVRKPAPA; this is encoded by the coding sequence ATGCCCTTCGACTGGGAAGCGGACTTCTACGCCGCCACGGACTGGGACCGCGGGGCCTACGTCGGCGGCGACGACATGCCGGCACACCTCGAGACGTTCATCGAGCGCGTCGGCGTCCCCGACACGGTCGCTGACGTGGGCTGTGGCCCGGCCCTCGTCGACTTCGAGCTCGCTCCACGCTACCCCCAGACCGAGTTCTACGGCTACGACCTGGCCCCGTCGGTGGTCGAGGCGAACCGCGAACACGCCGCCGAGGCGGGCCTGTCGAACGTCCACTTCGCCGTCGACTCGCTCCCCGACCTCGCCATCGACCGCGAGTTCGACCTGGTCTACTGCATGGCGACCCTCTACTTCGTCGACGACGTCGAGCGCGCCCTCGCCGAACTCTACGACACCGTGGCCCCCGGCGGCCACCTCGTCTTCAACTACCCGAACCGCCACACCCGGACGTGGGTCCGCGAGGAGGCACCCGAACACAAGCGCGAGGCGTTCGAGCGCGTCGCCCGCGGTGAGAACCTGCTCAGTTACGACGCCATCGAGGCCGTCCTCGGCCGCCGCCCACGGAGCTACTGGACGGCCGTCGGTGCTCGCGACGAAACCTACGCGACCCGGCGCAGTCCCGCGGTGTTCGTCCGGAAACCGGCACCCGCGTAA
- a CDS encoding phenylalanine--tRNA ligase subunit alpha translates to MQLAATQAAVLETASATDPKSVVALADELGEKPESVAGAAFDLEAQGLLTIEERTTEHVELTDEGERYIDEGLPEVRLYEAAVEVGATDEPVSMGQVIGASGLGDLVDIALANYARKGYGEIDSGELSANADADPADDEEARALSALQAGESVTDSGVLDQLERRGLVERVEQTDRLITLTEAGVTAMMEGVEVAESVGQLTPELLTSGEWQDVEFAEYNVEADAETLYGGKKHILRQTADRVKDVLVGMGFQEMEGPHADAEFWINDCLFMPQDHPARTHWDQFALDVPPMQDLPEDLVDRVEDAHKNGVGEDGDGYHSPWTEDVARGVDLRGHTTSLSMRYLSGEAVGDLEPPQRYFSVEKVYRNDTLDATHLLEFFQIEGWVMAEDLSVRDLMGTFTEFYEQFGITDLQFKPHYNPYTEPSFELFGEHPRTGELVEIGNSGIFREEVLRPLGVECDVMAWGLALERLLMLTHGFEDIRDVHGTLCDLDFLRNAEVIR, encoded by the coding sequence ATGCAACTAGCAGCGACACAGGCCGCGGTCCTCGAAACCGCGAGCGCGACCGACCCGAAGTCGGTCGTGGCGCTGGCCGACGAGCTGGGCGAGAAGCCCGAGTCGGTCGCGGGCGCGGCCTTCGACCTGGAAGCACAGGGCCTCCTCACCATCGAGGAGCGAACCACAGAACACGTCGAACTCACCGACGAGGGCGAGCGCTACATCGACGAGGGCCTCCCCGAGGTCCGCCTGTACGAGGCGGCCGTCGAGGTCGGCGCGACCGACGAACCGGTGTCGATGGGGCAGGTCATCGGGGCGTCCGGCCTCGGCGACCTCGTCGACATCGCGCTCGCGAACTACGCCCGGAAAGGGTATGGGGAAATCGACAGCGGCGAACTCTCCGCGAACGCGGACGCCGACCCCGCCGACGACGAGGAGGCGCGGGCGCTGTCGGCCCTGCAGGCCGGCGAGTCCGTGACCGATTCGGGCGTCCTCGACCAGCTCGAGCGCCGCGGCCTCGTCGAGCGTGTCGAGCAGACAGACCGGCTCATCACGCTCACCGAGGCGGGCGTCACCGCCATGATGGAGGGCGTCGAGGTGGCCGAGTCCGTCGGCCAGCTCACCCCCGAGCTGCTCACAAGCGGCGAGTGGCAGGACGTCGAGTTCGCCGAGTACAACGTCGAAGCCGACGCCGAGACGCTGTACGGCGGCAAGAAGCACATCCTCCGCCAGACTGCGGATAGGGTCAAGGACGTACTCGTCGGGATGGGCTTCCAGGAGATGGAAGGCCCGCACGCCGACGCCGAGTTCTGGATCAACGACTGCCTGTTCATGCCCCAGGACCACCCTGCCAGAACGCACTGGGACCAGTTCGCGCTGGACGTCCCGCCGATGCAGGACCTCCCCGAGGACCTCGTCGACCGCGTCGAGGACGCCCACAAGAACGGCGTGGGCGAGGACGGCGACGGCTACCACTCGCCGTGGACCGAAGACGTGGCACGCGGGGTCGACCTCCGCGGGCACACCACCTCGCTGTCGATGCGCTACCTCTCCGGCGAGGCCGTCGGCGACCTCGAACCGCCCCAGCGGTACTTCAGCGTGGAGAAGGTGTACCGCAACGACACGCTCGACGCGACCCACCTGCTGGAGTTCTTCCAGATCGAGGGCTGGGTGATGGCCGAGGACCTCTCGGTCCGTGACCTGATGGGCACGTTCACCGAGTTCTACGAGCAGTTCGGCATCACCGACCTGCAGTTCAAGCCCCACTACAACCCGTACACGGAGCCGAGCTTCGAGCTGTTCGGCGAACACCCGCGCACGGGCGAACTCGTCGAGATAGGCAATTCGGGTATCTTCCGCGAGGAGGTGCTCCGCCCGCTCGGCGTGGAGTGCGACGTGATGGCGTGGGGGCTCGCCCTCGAACGCCTGCTGATGCTCACGCATGGGTTCGAAGACATCCGAGACGTGCACGGGACGCTGTGTGACCTCGACTTCCTGCGGAACGCGGAGGTGATTCGCTAA